One genomic segment of Synechocystis sp. LKSZ1 includes these proteins:
- a CDS encoding UvrD-helicase domain-containing protein has product MGVITWTSDKAFGHIKPDINIINFYLGRVFANITGYKVFAHITGYKGHHSRDWLRQNDISNERCLFTLGVSPHEYQRNGRAIAINWLLESDLADPESLETYYSDRLKALANFPSSSLNNILQSQWYVDLWTRSGVFNYPQVKLDLDIDPLLASVIDQYEQKIESIEEYKRWIKIKQKSPYFAINEAEKNSLKQQMLEALRQKPTAFFSNLSYSELINLIDECEQFLPDNFWSRTLAELSVMMKPQELIQITEKLTDLDRQKDYINAVFSGRTIAVDIESDGKQIYQMGWYINGQRSLESDNVALSNIRKILEKIETHANRQPLQWLVGHNIIAWDLPILRQFYSNFFQNIPVWDTLLISWLLEPWKKSHALTTSDKAHQADYDAEATFQLFQQQLPYLPQKFRESQIEQATNPLQCLYESGESIERLGDLKYPSLSANFAQSPRLIVVSKWRLWSEFAWRPKVIHAYSDAQILSPDKLDEAVVNHPDNAGLMAIACVVRDAANYQIQVTLAMLPAWLKEQVVQILPNCIDNDLVPDLRDSGDYIQVTTYSAYRNDIAQFPNTENIQLIHAEESYLELIPQSLSLSITDVNKLNLPVSKLPTRDEFSTNSLFAQSLFQLIDEASLLQLVRQDELPKFRYWLEYNPVALQETNHPCWWLHRFWKQLPSLLTIQETSSNSNDQAIATLPRWQATGTSYNRLAEEAIPPTSGNRLRYWEATLLRLFALAAVYSDETTIVLLATHSREVEAITHVLANLGQTYRVSSSVLRVLETLHRRGMRLAVDTVNNAHLWLEASETLSYPVQLVIESLPLYQWWICLNSQAITEDLSIQPEENLEQEHEADEDESNSDDDMDGADPEILDSFTQYESSSVPPRQPIPVRLSESDVLNCLDYYLRPWLNGLLQCETVKSVPIILDSRLDSVRLNRRNDLVRQDIPISPPTEAEETRLIEALRDGLGELERQIAPTDYESYRAFLQANWDYPDFRENTQKPAIEAIIPNNQDVLVRLPTGEGKSVLFQVPALLRGFHTQRLTLVITPLRALMADQVKSLWAKGFLQSVDYLSGDRDSWVMDEVYQGIVDNRIKLLFVAPERFRVKRFREALQRRYDIDNGFEYVVIDEAHCISQWGFEFRPDYLYVMKEIRRCYSNTHLLMFSATVTEAVRSELEREAGIAEGERAYVARPETMRHPIQPFIHLGAENVGTSIFGKDPDALISNRIGYIEEAIKKANPKISSIIIFVTRKNHAEILCRLLKERQEVDATVEYFHAGLEAETRLEIYEAFLERQIQVLICTKAFGMGMDIPHIHWCIHLAPPPYLEDYLQEVGRIGRDRLLREEAGLDRLEGKLLYALADFDKNHAQIKESRITPPMLIKLWNSIRDASRPLAQTNQQVCIIPVDQFDDLTENALRSHLFWLERCERIEIKGYLAGLLKIQINRAQLEKDANKSSDIGLLAQALLEIYSQSPSDSQILSESPENIPRESSGFLDNLFGFAKDFLGFLFGSKSNSTRVDSAIVKAQQGSEAKSSQTIQELDEAEIKIDSLWQKSDLPRLDDVYHALYQLNRSGSIKILREIEFEEGKYNNLQAQMWTWLDKVLEFLLVSSNDVNRSISIEMMLASINKAVLEKEEGQNITQRRMQSSQRRVVRSAIKLCNDSSLRIRETVDKENNIIWQYTLSRERKQIIEKRLKNIQYLASEIAKKLATESSLSLAKLLECCQTSISIRDLKAALRLLSNLGLYRNQKKLTTYSYIVAVHKIDKNLVSPGAEGILESDCEMYECLARVNKMAEFRSFATELYALLPDSMKSAYIDKYFSADSPEELQKVIEKSVGEIEEETLQRNADLLNLLTRVRQEAFTKEIEKLSAEQLLVCQFPYNKNLLVNAGPGAGKTHVLMMRCADLIYRQGIQPREILVLAFNRAVVYEIKKRISRLFTELGYGSYVQRLQVYTFHSFALKNLDSDLKSLEDSLHEFALKMAENSDFREQVASQYRAILVDEFQDMNEDFYSVINSLYKASGAGVMVIGDDDQDILLWNRLKNQQLWLADFGQARLHAHQYFDDFQTNFNAEYLNLTFNYRSAISIVERSQSYTNKITNRLQRRLKSDVKLSAFRNDTGSVYSIISNLEEIVKALLDDENSKHQKSIAVLCRTNAQASEIYENFRENGFQSLKIQRSDDLKLSQIREIAEWLDICENYQQNNGEISLSNQLYLQLIKQYNQYNLADHVKGKAQIEELWNATLIENSNNSILSQHIEFIKDLKTSDFERVVNQVSSSNYNITISTINKVKGLEFDVVFVTSSQARFPLTNNPNSGIKLRDFAAEEARLYYVALTRAKNTLYFSWGDREKSWKDLNQYTSVNQNRVFLEGIPDEVFISWPGFSIEYRFGSNLRVQDLQNYIKSQVKVNDLVRVNQRTICHGKDNTRIAILSKDFSGNSNSKLRVSNVYRYPVDLQRINENILNKIAPKIREQGWLYTVLLTGRLT; this is encoded by the coding sequence ATGGGAGTTATTACATGGACATCAGATAAAGCATTTGGTCATATAAAACCTGATATTAATATCATAAATTTTTATCTGGGAAGGGTTTTTGCAAACATTACTGGATATAAGGTCTTTGCACATATTACTGGATATAAAGGGCATCATTCTAGAGATTGGCTAAGACAAAATGATATTTCTAATGAAAGATGCCTATTTACTCTTGGAGTAAGTCCTCATGAATATCAAAGAAATGGCAGAGCAATCGCTATTAATTGGCTTCTTGAAAGTGATCTTGCAGATCCAGAATCTCTCGAAACTTATTACTCAGATAGGCTAAAAGCACTAGCCAACTTTCCATCATCGTCATTAAATAATATTCTACAGTCTCAATGGTACGTTGATTTATGGACAAGAAGTGGAGTTTTTAATTATCCACAAGTTAAGCTTGACCTAGACATTGATCCATTACTTGCATCAGTAATAGATCAGTATGAGCAAAAAATTGAAAGTATTGAAGAATACAAAAGATGGATAAAAATTAAGCAAAAATCACCTTATTTTGCTATAAATGAAGCAGAGAAAAACAGTCTTAAGCAACAAATGCTTGAAGCATTAAGGCAAAAGCCTACTGCGTTTTTTTCTAATCTGTCTTATAGTGAACTAATTAACTTAATAGATGAATGCGAGCAATTCCTGCCTGATAATTTCTGGAGCCGTACATTAGCAGAGTTATCGGTAATGATGAAACCTCAGGAGCTGATTCAAATTACTGAAAAGCTTACTGATTTAGACCGCCAAAAAGATTACATAAATGCTGTTTTTTCTGGTCGTACAATTGCTGTTGATATTGAAAGTGATGGAAAGCAAATTTATCAAATGGGCTGGTACATAAATGGACAAAGATCTCTTGAATCAGATAATGTTGCATTAAGCAATATTAGAAAAATTTTAGAAAAAATAGAAACTCATGCTAATAGGCAACCACTTCAATGGTTAGTTGGTCATAACATAATTGCCTGGGATTTACCTATTCTGCGCCAATTCTATTCCAACTTTTTCCAAAATATTCCCGTCTGGGATACTCTATTGATATCATGGTTGCTAGAACCTTGGAAAAAAAGCCACGCCCTCACAACCTCAGACAAAGCCCACCAAGCTGACTATGACGCAGAGGCGACTTTTCAACTTTTTCAACAACAACTTCCATATTTGCCTCAAAAGTTCAGAGAGTCACAAATTGAACAAGCGACTAATCCCCTTCAATGCCTGTATGAGTCTGGCGAAAGTATTGAGCGCTTAGGTGATTTAAAATATCCATCTTTGTCAGCTAATTTTGCTCAGTCTCCGAGGCTAATTGTTGTATCAAAATGGCGATTATGGTCAGAATTTGCGTGGCGGCCCAAGGTTATTCATGCTTATTCCGATGCCCAAATTCTCTCACCAGACAAACTAGACGAAGCGGTCGTTAATCATCCAGATAACGCTGGGCTAATGGCAATTGCTTGTGTCGTCAGAGATGCGGCAAACTACCAGATTCAAGTCACACTAGCCATGCTACCTGCTTGGTTAAAAGAACAAGTAGTCCAAATTCTCCCAAATTGTATTGATAATGATTTAGTACCAGATTTACGAGACTCTGGTGATTATATTCAAGTTACAACCTATAGTGCCTACCGAAATGATATTGCTCAATTTCCAAACACAGAAAATATCCAACTAATCCATGCAGAAGAAAGCTATCTGGAGTTGATACCGCAAAGTCTAAGCCTGTCAATTACCGATGTTAACAAGCTTAATTTACCTGTCTCTAAACTTCCTACTCGTGATGAATTTAGTACAAATTCGCTCTTTGCCCAAAGTTTGTTCCAGCTTATAGACGAAGCCTCACTTTTACAATTAGTCCGTCAAGATGAGCTTCCCAAGTTTCGCTACTGGCTAGAATACAATCCTGTAGCCTTGCAAGAAACCAATCACCCTTGCTGGTGGCTCCATCGATTTTGGAAGCAATTGCCGTCATTATTGACAATTCAAGAAACCAGTTCTAATTCCAACGATCAGGCAATAGCCACCTTGCCTCGCTGGCAAGCTACAGGAACATCGTACAACCGACTTGCTGAAGAAGCCATTCCCCCAACCTCTGGTAATCGTTTACGCTACTGGGAAGCTACCTTACTTCGATTATTTGCCCTTGCCGCTGTTTATAGCGATGAAACTACCATTGTTCTCCTAGCCACTCATTCCCGCGAAGTAGAGGCCATCACCCATGTATTAGCTAATTTAGGACAAACTTATCGAGTGTCCAGTAGTGTGCTACGGGTCTTAGAAACCCTTCACCGTCGAGGAATGCGTCTAGCGGTTGATACCGTCAACAATGCTCACCTTTGGTTAGAAGCCTCTGAAACCTTGAGCTATCCCGTCCAATTGGTTATTGAGTCCTTGCCACTTTATCAGTGGTGGATCTGCCTAAACTCACAAGCCATTACGGAAGACCTCTCAATTCAACCAGAAGAAAATTTAGAACAAGAGCATGAAGCTGACGAAGACGAGAGTAACAGCGACGATGATATGGATGGCGCTGATCCTGAAATTTTGGACTCATTCACTCAATATGAATCTTCGTCGGTACCTCCTCGTCAACCTATTCCCGTCAGGCTGTCAGAAAGTGATGTCTTAAACTGCCTTGATTACTATTTGAGACCTTGGCTCAATGGACTTTTGCAGTGCGAAACAGTTAAGTCCGTGCCCATTATCCTAGACTCTCGGCTGGACAGCGTTAGACTCAACCGAAGAAACGACTTGGTACGCCAAGACATCCCCATTTCCCCGCCAACTGAGGCAGAGGAAACAAGATTAATCGAAGCACTCAGAGATGGACTTGGAGAATTGGAGCGTCAGATAGCACCCACAGATTACGAATCCTATCGAGCTTTTCTCCAGGCCAACTGGGATTATCCAGACTTTAGAGAAAATACTCAAAAGCCTGCCATCGAAGCCATTATTCCTAACAACCAAGATGTTTTAGTTCGCCTGCCCACGGGTGAAGGCAAATCGGTCTTGTTCCAGGTGCCAGCTCTACTGCGCGGTTTCCATACACAAAGGCTGACTCTAGTGATTACTCCCCTACGGGCCCTTATGGCAGATCAGGTCAAAAGTCTGTGGGCTAAGGGATTTTTGCAGTCGGTCGATTACTTGAGCGGAGATCGTGATTCTTGGGTGATGGATGAGGTATACCAAGGGATTGTAGATAATCGTATCAAACTGCTGTTTGTTGCTCCGGAGCGGTTCCGTGTAAAGCGTTTTCGGGAGGCCCTACAGCGTCGGTACGACATTGATAATGGATTTGAGTACGTCGTCATCGATGAAGCGCACTGCATCAGCCAGTGGGGGTTCGAGTTTCGACCCGATTATTTATATGTGATGAAAGAAATTCGGCGTTGCTACAGCAATACTCATCTACTCATGTTTTCTGCTACCGTTACAGAAGCTGTTAGAAGCGAGCTAGAACGAGAAGCTGGTATTGCAGAAGGTGAACGTGCCTATGTCGCACGTCCTGAAACTATGCGGCATCCCATTCAGCCATTTATTCATCTGGGTGCTGAAAATGTCGGCACATCAATTTTTGGTAAAGATCCAGATGCCCTCATTTCTAACCGCATTGGTTATATAGAAGAAGCTATCAAAAAAGCCAACCCAAAGATTAGTAGTATTATTATATTTGTTACTCGAAAAAATCATGCAGAGATACTGTGCAGACTACTCAAGGAGCGTCAAGAAGTGGATGCTACAGTTGAATATTTTCATGCGGGTCTGGAGGCCGAGACACGCCTTGAGATCTATGAAGCCTTTTTAGAGCGGCAAATACAGGTTCTAATTTGTACCAAAGCCTTTGGGATGGGAATGGATATTCCCCACATCCATTGGTGTATCCATCTCGCACCGCCACCTTACCTCGAAGACTATTTGCAAGAAGTGGGTAGAATTGGACGAGATCGCTTGTTGAGAGAAGAGGCTGGCCTCGACAGGTTAGAAGGAAAATTACTGTATGCACTGGCGGATTTCGATAAAAATCACGCTCAGATTAAAGAAAGCCGAATTACGCCCCCTATGCTTATCAAACTCTGGAACAGCATTCGGGACGCATCTAGACCATTAGCTCAAACCAATCAACAGGTCTGTATCATTCCAGTTGATCAATTTGATGATCTCACAGAAAATGCTCTAAGAAGTCATCTTTTTTGGCTAGAAAGATGTGAAAGAATTGAAATCAAGGGTTATTTAGCGGGACTGCTTAAAATTCAAATTAATCGCGCTCAACTCGAAAAAGATGCTAATAAATCTAGTGATATTGGCTTACTTGCTCAAGCTTTGTTGGAAATCTACTCTCAATCTCCTAGCGACTCTCAAATATTATCTGAATCTCCAGAAAATATACCTAGAGAATCATCTGGTTTTCTAGATAATTTATTTGGCTTTGCAAAAGACTTTCTTGGCTTTTTATTTGGCTCAAAATCAAATTCAACTAGAGTAGATTCAGCAATTGTTAAAGCTCAACAAGGTTCTGAAGCCAAGTCTAGTCAAACAATCCAAGAATTAGATGAAGCAGAAATTAAAATAGATTCTCTATGGCAGAAATCTGATTTACCTCGATTGGATGACGTCTATCATGCTCTTTATCAATTAAATCGCTCTGGTAGTATTAAAATCTTAAGAGAAATTGAGTTTGAAGAAGGTAAGTATAACAACCTTCAAGCTCAAATGTGGACTTGGCTTGACAAGGTTTTGGAATTTCTTCTGGTCAGCTCTAATGATGTCAATAGAAGTATTTCAATCGAAATGATGCTGGCATCAATAAACAAAGCTGTTCTAGAGAAAGAAGAAGGTCAAAATATTACTCAAAGAAGAATGCAAAGCTCTCAGAGAAGAGTTGTGAGATCTGCAATCAAACTCTGTAATGATAGCTCTTTAAGGATTCGCGAAACTGTTGACAAAGAGAATAATATAATTTGGCAGTATACATTATCTAGAGAGCGCAAACAAATTATTGAAAAAAGGCTCAAAAACATTCAGTATCTAGCAAGTGAGATTGCTAAAAAATTAGCAACTGAATCAAGCTTAAGCTTAGCTAAATTATTAGAATGCTGTCAGACATCAATTAGTATTCGAGACCTAAAAGCAGCTCTCAGACTGCTCTCTAATCTCGGCCTCTATAGAAACCAGAAAAAACTAACGACTTATAGCTATATTGTAGCAGTTCACAAAATAGATAAAAATCTTGTCTCTCCAGGTGCTGAAGGTATCTTGGAAAGTGATTGTGAAATGTATGAGTGCTTAGCCAGAGTAAATAAAATGGCTGAGTTTCGCTCTTTTGCAACAGAGTTATATGCTTTATTGCCAGATAGTATGAAATCAGCTTATATCGATAAGTACTTCTCGGCTGATTCACCTGAAGAATTGCAGAAAGTGATAGAAAAAAGTGTTGGCGAAATCGAGGAAGAAACCCTGCAACGAAATGCTGATTTATTAAATTTGTTAACTCGAGTTCGTCAAGAAGCATTTACTAAAGAAATAGAGAAGCTAAGTGCAGAGCAATTGCTAGTTTGTCAGTTTCCTTATAACAAAAACTTGTTGGTCAATGCCGGCCCTGGCGCTGGTAAAACTCATGTCTTAATGATGAGGTGTGCAGACCTAATTTATCGCCAGGGGATACAGCCACGTGAAATTCTAGTTTTAGCCTTTAATCGCGCTGTTGTATATGAAATTAAAAAGAGAATTAGTCGGTTATTTACTGAGTTGGGCTATGGGTCTTATGTTCAGCGACTGCAAGTTTACACATTCCACAGCTTTGCATTAAAAAATCTAGATAGCGATCTTAAGAGCTTAGAAGATTCTCTGCATGAATTTGCTCTAAAAATGGCAGAAAATAGTGATTTTAGAGAACAAGTTGCTAGCCAGTATCGAGCAATTCTTGTTGATGAATTTCAAGATATGAATGAGGATTTTTATAGTGTTATTAATTCTCTTTATAAAGCCTCTGGTGCAGGTGTAATGGTCATTGGAGATGATGATCAGGATATTCTTTTATGGAATCGATTGAAAAATCAACAGCTATGGCTAGCGGATTTTGGTCAAGCTCGTCTTCACGCTCACCAATACTTCGATGATTTTCAAACTAATTTTAATGCAGAATATCTTAATTTAACCTTTAACTATCGGTCAGCTATATCGATTGTAGAGCGCTCTCAATCATATACAAACAAAATTACTAACAGGCTACAAAGAAGATTAAAAAGTGATGTGAAATTAAGTGCTTTTAGGAATGATACTGGAAGTGTTTATAGTATAATTTCCAATCTTGAAGAAATAGTAAAAGCTTTATTAGATGATGAGAATAGTAAACATCAAAAGAGTATTGCTGTCTTATGTAGAACTAATGCTCAAGCTTCTGAGATATATGAGAACTTTAGAGAAAATGGATTTCAATCATTAAAGATTCAGCGTTCAGACGACCTAAAGCTGTCTCAGATACGGGAAATTGCAGAGTGGCTAGATATTTGTGAAAACTATCAACAAAATAATGGAGAAATTTCTCTTTCTAATCAACTTTATTTACAGTTAATTAAACAATACAATCAATATAATTTAGCTGACCATGTTAAAGGGAAAGCACAGATTGAAGAACTGTGGAATGCAACTTTAATAGAGAATAGCAATAACAGCATTTTAAGTCAACATATTGAGTTTATAAAAGACTTAAAAACTTCAGATTTTGAGCGCGTTGTCAACCAGGTTTCATCTAGCAATTACAATATCACAATTTCAACAATCAATAAGGTTAAAGGGCTGGAGTTTGATGTTGTTTTTGTTACTTCTTCTCAGGCTCGTTTTCCACTTACTAATAATCCTAATTCTGGAATTAAACTAAGGGATTTTGCTGCTGAAGAAGCCCGACTGTATTATGTGGCTCTGACTCGTGCTAAGAATACTCTTTACTTTAGTTGGGGAGATAGAGAAAAGTCTTGGAAAGATCTTAATCAATATACTAGCGTTAATCAAAATAGAGTTTTCCTTGAAGGTATTCCAGATGAGGTTTTTATTTCTTGGCCTGGATTTTCTATAGAATATAGATTTGGTTCTAATTTACGAGTTCAAGACCTTCAAAACTATATTAAATCTCAAGTTAAAGTTAATGACTTGGTGCGTGTTAATCAAAGAACTATCTGTCATGGCAAAGACAATACAAGAATAGCAATACTAAGTAAGGATTTCTCGGGAAATAGTAATTCAAAGCTGAGAGTAAGTAATGTTTATCGCTATCCTGTTGATCTTCAAAGAATTAATGAGAATATTCTTAATAAAATCGCGCCTAAAATTAGAGAACAGGGTTGGTTATACACTGTATTACTAACTGGAAGACTCACTTGA
- the pdxH gene encoding pyridoxamine 5'-phosphate oxidase, with translation MDLSALRRDYSKTGLTRSSLQSDPFDQFEQWFQQATQANLLEPNGMILATVDAQGMPMQRTVLLKYFDRQGFVFFTNYESRKAQHIHHNPQVCLLFPWWALERQVIITGIAIPVSTGESLTYFLSRPRGSQLGAWCSQQSQVISSRQLLEVQFEKMREKFAQGEVPLPPFWGGYRVIPQSFEFWQGRSNRLHDRFLYRAAASGSSPWTIDRLSP, from the coding sequence ATGGATTTAAGTGCGTTACGTCGTGATTATAGTAAAACTGGGCTCACCCGATCGAGCCTTCAGTCGGATCCCTTTGATCAATTTGAGCAGTGGTTTCAGCAAGCCACTCAAGCTAACCTGCTAGAACCTAATGGCATGATTTTAGCTACTGTGGATGCCCAGGGAATGCCCATGCAGCGGACTGTTTTACTTAAATATTTCGATCGCCAGGGCTTTGTCTTTTTTACCAATTACGAGAGCCGCAAAGCCCAACATATTCACCACAACCCCCAGGTGTGTCTACTTTTTCCCTGGTGGGCGCTGGAACGACAGGTGATTATTACCGGCATCGCCATCCCAGTTTCTACCGGGGAATCTTTAACCTATTTTCTGTCTCGTCCTCGGGGTAGTCAGCTTGGGGCATGGTGTTCTCAGCAAAGCCAAGTGATTTCTTCCCGTCAGTTGCTAGAAGTCCAGTTTGAGAAAATGCGGGAGAAATTTGCTCAGGGCGAAGTGCCGTTGCCCCCCTTTTGGGGTGGATATCGAGTGATTCCCCAAAGCTTTGAGTTTTGGCAAGGACGCTCCAACCGCCTACACGATCGCTTTTTGTATCGTGCTGCGGCAAGCGGGAGTTCCCCATGGACGATCGATCGACTATCTCCCTAA
- a CDS encoding DMT family transporter, with product MIHLINRIPGQFYLWLAVLIFGASSAVTRKITEIGAHNFVGGQNPISLCNVLFVGNLCALLVLLIIHKHQWNRRTLARLSRREWIALAMVAVLSGALAPGLIFQALALTPVTNVVLVGRLEPPLTLALSIWLLGEQVKGWDVAGAIAAFIGVAITILLQPTPAPLMPMGGFHLSLGELWAVLGAITLSISTIIGKQRLARVPLGLYSTVRTGLGTLIFFVVALVLYGRTHFIGVFSPFLWEWMLLYGVIIVVVGQSFWIVGLRASSVSTASVIGSFTPIAGILAAYWILGEIPTHAQFVGGSIIFLGLVLSQVGVYSQTLRRLAMTRVTSAQAEQAIETQMGFKGI from the coding sequence TTGATACATCTCATCAACCGTATTCCTGGGCAGTTTTATCTTTGGCTAGCTGTTCTGATCTTTGGAGCTTCCAGTGCCGTGACCCGCAAGATTACAGAAATTGGTGCTCATAACTTTGTGGGCGGACAAAATCCGATCTCCCTGTGCAATGTTTTGTTTGTCGGCAATCTGTGTGCCTTGCTGGTGCTACTGATAATTCACAAACATCAGTGGAACCGGAGAACCCTAGCACGATTATCCCGGCGAGAATGGATCGCTTTAGCGATGGTTGCAGTTCTATCAGGTGCCCTGGCTCCTGGCCTAATCTTCCAGGCATTAGCCTTAACTCCAGTGACCAATGTGGTTCTGGTGGGGCGCTTAGAACCACCGCTTACCCTGGCGTTGTCGATCTGGCTACTAGGCGAACAGGTGAAGGGCTGGGACGTTGCGGGGGCGATCGCGGCGTTCATAGGAGTTGCCATTACCATCCTGCTTCAACCTACTCCAGCCCCTCTGATGCCCATGGGGGGATTTCACCTCAGCCTGGGTGAGTTATGGGCTGTGTTGGGAGCAATTACCTTATCCATTTCAACTATCATTGGTAAACAGCGATTAGCGAGAGTGCCACTTGGCCTCTACAGTACGGTGCGGACAGGTCTGGGAACCCTGATCTTTTTTGTGGTGGCCTTAGTGCTGTATGGCCGCACTCATTTTATAGGGGTCTTCTCCCCCTTTCTGTGGGAGTGGATGCTATTATACGGTGTCATTATTGTGGTGGTAGGCCAATCTTTCTGGATCGTGGGATTACGGGCCTCATCGGTTTCTACAGCATCAGTGATTGGCTCTTTTACTCCAATCGCAGGTATTCTGGCCGCCTATTGGATTTTGGGAGAAATTCCCACTCATGCCCAATTTGTCGGTGGCAGTATCATTTTTCTGGGTCTGGTTCTTAGTCAGGTAGGCGTCTATTCCCAAACCCTTCGTAGACTTGCCATGACGAGGGTTACATCTGCTCAAGCCGAGCAAGCGATCGAGACCCAAATGGGATTTAAAGGAATTTGA
- a CDS encoding IS4 family transposase yields MISNFPQVVQKHLGHLPKKDYPELDTFKFVSIWLSFVLDQSQTSMRSQFKRLNARGESVDISTFSKASKKRNPKVFKEILKKLKKEVEVSREPEKRELVLFPLDSTVISLTSKLLWRQGHHQVKLFSGINLDTGAPGGIVINFGQGHDSKYGNETIEATPENGVGIMDRGFCSLARIAKLQEEKERYFVLRTKNNISLNMLENGKYEIGSGKEKLEGRVVVFSDREERTEFRLATNLPEEGEGGISNEEIAEFYRLRWQIELLWKFLKMHLKLDRLITKNTNGIEIQIYSCLIGYLMLRLVRIPKEFGESLLDKLRYLQAFMCEKISYVHWLRELVVNC; encoded by the coding sequence ATTATATCAAACTTTCCTCAAGTTGTGCAAAAGCATCTGGGTCACTTGCCCAAAAAGGATTATCCAGAACTGGACACCTTTAAGTTTGTCTCAATTTGGCTAAGTTTCGTGCTAGACCAAAGCCAAACAAGCATGAGAAGTCAATTCAAGAGATTAAACGCGAGAGGAGAGTCAGTAGATATATCGACCTTCTCAAAAGCAAGTAAAAAGCGAAACCCAAAGGTTTTTAAAGAAATATTAAAAAAGCTAAAAAAAGAAGTAGAAGTCTCTCGAGAACCAGAAAAAAGGGAACTGGTTTTGTTTCCACTGGACTCAACAGTGATATCGTTAACGAGCAAATTATTATGGAGACAAGGACATCATCAGGTAAAACTATTTAGTGGGATTAATTTAGACACAGGAGCCCCAGGAGGAATAGTAATTAATTTTGGTCAAGGGCATGATAGTAAATATGGGAATGAAACGATAGAAGCAACGCCAGAGAATGGAGTTGGGATAATGGATAGAGGATTTTGTAGTCTAGCAAGAATAGCAAAACTGCAAGAAGAGAAAGAGCGTTACTTTGTGTTAAGAACAAAGAACAATATAAGCTTAAATATGCTGGAAAATGGAAAGTATGAAATAGGAAGTGGGAAGGAAAAGCTAGAAGGAAGAGTAGTAGTATTTAGTGATAGAGAAGAAAGAACAGAGTTTAGGTTGGCAACAAATTTACCAGAAGAGGGAGAGGGAGGAATAAGTAATGAAGAGATAGCTGAGTTTTATCGATTGCGTTGGCAAATAGAACTATTATGGAAGTTCTTAAAAATGCACTTAAAGTTGGACAGGCTAATCACTAAAAATACAAACGGAATAGAGATTCAGATTTATAGTTGCCTGATTGGATATTTAATGTTGAGATTGGTAAGAATTCCGAAAGAGTTTGGGGAATCTTTATTAGATAAGCTACGGTATTTACAGGCATTTATGTGTGAAAAAATAAGTTATGTACACTGGCTAAGAGAGTTAGTGGTAAATTGTTGA
- a CDS encoding cupin domain-containing protein: MTAQTELKIHIDSQPSQKKLTALGVRSWPIWTKEASEFPWYYEEKETCYLLAGQVSVTTDSETVTFGKGDLVTFSAGLSCTWTIHEAVRKHYCFGE; encoded by the coding sequence ATGACTGCTCAAACCGAACTCAAAATTCACATTGATAGCCAACCTAGTCAAAAAAAGCTCACCGCTCTGGGGGTTCGGAGCTGGCCCATCTGGACAAAGGAGGCCTCGGAGTTTCCCTGGTACTACGAAGAAAAGGAAACCTGTTACCTACTGGCAGGCCAGGTAAGCGTGACCACAGACTCAGAAACGGTGACCTTTGGCAAAGGAGATTTAGTGACCTTTTCAGCAGGCCTGTCCTGCACCTGGACGATTCACGAGGCCGTTCGTAAGCATTACTGCTTTGGCGAGTAG